From a region of the Microterricola gilva genome:
- a CDS encoding zinc-dependent metalloprotease: MLRDMLSGNFSGDAASLDPAQLAGAAGLPNDPASIAALMSQLRGAMSNAGDGINWDLALRRAEEKVAASQAQVTAEQRAQFDQAFNIAALWLDEVIAVSEITVPPTLITRRQWVMQTMPVWTQLAEPVATSIADTLTSALGDQLPEEMRSMLAQATPMMRSLSGTLFAMQLGEVVGELATEVISGGDIGIPLLAEQQAALLPQNVMEFGDDLDVSVDQVQIYLAVRELAHARLFRHARWLRLHLISAITSFAQGISVDASKLEELASGFDPSNPEELRQAMVDGSLIPPKSEAQLAALAQLETMLALIEGWVMVVTSEATHRLPGAVSIAEMVRRRRAAGGPAESAFATLVGLELRPRRQREAAAMWQAVTDAVGNDARDALWAHPDILPTAADLDDPQALVARLVAKASGVEPELDEIDQALEDLLRGDGPERPQDPNEPQA; this comes from the coding sequence ATGCTGCGAGACATGCTCTCCGGCAATTTCTCCGGGGATGCCGCCTCGCTCGACCCTGCGCAGCTGGCAGGAGCGGCGGGGCTCCCGAACGATCCGGCGAGCATCGCCGCGCTGATGAGTCAGCTGCGGGGGGCGATGAGTAACGCGGGCGACGGCATCAACTGGGACCTCGCACTGCGTCGCGCAGAGGAAAAGGTCGCGGCCTCCCAGGCCCAGGTCACCGCGGAGCAGCGGGCGCAGTTCGACCAGGCGTTCAACATCGCGGCGCTGTGGCTCGACGAGGTCATCGCGGTCAGCGAGATCACCGTGCCCCCGACGCTGATCACCCGCAGGCAATGGGTGATGCAGACGATGCCCGTCTGGACGCAGCTCGCCGAACCGGTCGCCACGAGCATCGCGGACACGCTCACCAGCGCGCTGGGCGATCAGCTGCCTGAGGAGATGCGCAGCATGCTGGCCCAGGCCACACCGATGATGCGCTCCCTCAGCGGCACGCTCTTCGCCATGCAGCTCGGTGAGGTCGTCGGCGAGCTCGCAACGGAGGTCATCTCCGGCGGCGACATCGGCATCCCGCTCCTCGCAGAGCAGCAGGCCGCACTGCTGCCGCAGAACGTGATGGAGTTCGGCGACGACCTCGACGTCTCCGTCGACCAGGTGCAGATCTATCTGGCCGTGCGCGAGCTCGCCCACGCCCGCCTGTTCCGGCACGCTCGCTGGCTGCGACTGCACCTCATCAGCGCGATCACGTCTTTCGCGCAGGGAATCAGCGTCGACGCGAGCAAGCTCGAGGAGCTGGCGTCCGGCTTCGACCCGTCGAATCCCGAGGAACTGCGCCAGGCCATGGTCGACGGCTCCCTGATCCCGCCCAAGAGCGAGGCACAGCTGGCCGCACTCGCCCAGCTCGAGACGATGCTGGCCCTGATCGAGGGCTGGGTCATGGTCGTCACGAGCGAGGCCACCCACCGCCTCCCCGGTGCCGTGTCGATCGCCGAGATGGTGCGCAGACGCCGGGCGGCAGGCGGGCCGGCGGAGTCCGCCTTCGCGACCCTCGTCGGCCTGGAGCTGCGCCCGCGGCGTCAGCGTGAGGCAGCAGCCATGTGGCAGGCGGTCACGGATGCCGTCGGCAACGACGCCCGCGACGCGCTCTGGGCCCACCCGGACATCCTGCCGACGGCGGCCGACCTCGACGACCCGCAGGCGCTCGTCGCCCGCCTGGTCGCGAAGGCCTCAGGGGTGGAGCCGGAGCTCGACGAGATCGACCAGGCCCTCGAGGATCTGCTGCGCGGCGACGGCCCAGAGCGCCCGCAGGACCCGAACGAGCCCCAGGCGTAG
- a CDS encoding UPF0182 family protein, producing MTSPAADAPARPNRAPLAITVAIVAGLVMAFFAFAGLYADVLWFDQLGYLNVLTTQWIASSVLFLIGFLGMALPVWLSIQIAYRSRPVYAKLNAQLDRYQQVIEPLRRLAMYGIPALLGLFAGVSAASRWETTLMWLNRTPSGTTDPQFGLDISFYLFDLPFLHSVLGFASAVLLIALILSAATAYLYGAIRISGREVIISKAARVQIAVMASLYLLLQAASLWLDQYTTLTDDNGLITGAGYTDVNATIPGRAILAGIAVVVALLFLITAIMGRWRLPIIGTVLLIVTSLLIGSLYPWVVQRFQVVPSAKTLEAEYIQRNIDQTREAYGLSDVEEISYNATTETAPGALRADAETTANIRILDPAIVSDSFEQLEQFRQYYQFPDHLDVDRYNIDGKSQDAVVGVRDLRLSGLSDAPDWVNRTIVYTHGYGMVAAYGNQRSVDGQPVFLESGIPSTGSLGEFEPRVYFGEDSPQYSIVGAPKGAKPVELDYPAGGDGTEQTYTTFAGDGGPKLDNLFKKLVYALKFQSEQIFLSDSVSDSSQILYDRSPLDRVQKVAPYLTLDSDPYPSVIDGKIVWIVDGYTTSANYPYSTKLSMSSAINDAQTTAESFALDDVNYVRNSVKATVDAYDGTVTLYAWDDEDPLLATWQKIFPATVKPMSEISGDLMSHVRYPSDLFKMQRSIMGQYHVTDAGSFYSSDDAWTTPKEPTLPKEDKTLQPPYYLTMQMPGQTAPSYSLYSTFIPDQKGESTRDVLTGYLAVDANAGDKAGVRSENYGKLRLLSLPNDRILGPGQVQNKFDSDPAVSQVLNLLKQGQSDVINGNLLTLPVGGGLLYVQPVYVQSSGGTKLPLLQKILVSFGDQIAFEDTLDEALNVLFGGDSGAQAGDGGTQPQGEPVPPTDGGTTPPTDGETPPPTDSTTDAQAKALLEVANEALKEKQAAMADGDWAAYGAADKKLADTLAQLMSVLGE from the coding sequence GTGACATCCCCTGCAGCCGACGCACCCGCCCGCCCGAACCGAGCGCCGCTCGCCATCACCGTGGCCATCGTGGCCGGGCTCGTGATGGCATTCTTCGCCTTCGCCGGCCTCTACGCCGACGTGCTCTGGTTCGACCAGCTTGGTTACCTCAACGTTCTGACGACCCAGTGGATCGCCAGCTCCGTGCTGTTCCTCATCGGCTTCCTCGGCATGGCGCTGCCCGTCTGGCTCAGCATTCAGATCGCCTACCGCTCGCGCCCGGTGTACGCGAAGCTCAACGCGCAGCTTGACCGCTACCAGCAGGTCATCGAGCCTCTGCGCCGCCTCGCGATGTACGGCATCCCGGCACTGCTCGGCCTCTTCGCCGGTGTCTCGGCCGCCTCGCGCTGGGAGACCACGCTCATGTGGCTCAACCGCACTCCGAGCGGCACGACGGATCCGCAGTTCGGGCTCGACATCTCCTTCTACCTCTTCGACCTGCCGTTCCTGCACTCGGTGCTCGGCTTCGCGTCGGCCGTTCTGCTCATCGCGCTGATCCTCTCCGCCGCGACCGCGTACCTCTACGGCGCGATCCGCATCAGCGGTCGCGAGGTCATCATCTCCAAGGCCGCGCGCGTGCAGATCGCCGTCATGGCGTCGCTGTACCTGCTGCTCCAGGCCGCCAGCCTCTGGCTCGACCAGTACACGACGCTGACCGACGACAACGGTCTGATCACGGGTGCCGGCTACACCGACGTCAACGCGACGATCCCCGGCCGCGCGATCCTCGCCGGCATCGCCGTCGTCGTCGCACTGCTCTTCCTCATCACGGCCATCATGGGCCGCTGGCGACTGCCGATCATCGGAACGGTGCTGCTCATCGTCACCAGCCTGCTCATCGGCTCGCTCTACCCGTGGGTCGTGCAGCGCTTCCAGGTCGTGCCGAGCGCGAAGACCCTCGAGGCCGAGTACATCCAGCGCAACATCGACCAGACCCGCGAGGCGTACGGGCTCTCGGACGTCGAGGAGATCTCGTACAACGCCACGACGGAGACCGCCCCCGGTGCGTTGCGCGCGGACGCAGAGACCACGGCGAACATCCGCATCCTCGACCCGGCGATCGTCAGCGACTCGTTTGAGCAGCTCGAGCAGTTCCGCCAGTACTACCAGTTCCCTGACCACCTGGACGTCGACCGCTACAACATCGACGGCAAGTCCCAGGATGCCGTCGTCGGCGTTCGTGACCTGCGCCTCAGCGGCCTGAGCGATGCCCCAGACTGGGTCAACCGCACGATCGTCTACACCCACGGTTATGGCATGGTCGCCGCATACGGCAACCAGCGTTCCGTCGACGGGCAGCCGGTGTTCCTCGAGTCTGGCATCCCCAGCACGGGTTCGCTCGGCGAGTTCGAGCCGCGCGTCTACTTCGGTGAGGATTCGCCGCAGTACTCCATCGTCGGCGCGCCGAAGGGCGCCAAGCCGGTCGAGCTCGACTACCCGGCGGGTGGCGACGGCACGGAGCAGACCTACACGACCTTCGCGGGTGACGGCGGGCCGAAGCTCGACAACCTGTTCAAGAAGCTCGTCTACGCGCTCAAATTCCAGTCGGAGCAGATCTTCCTCTCCGACTCGGTCAGCGACTCCTCGCAGATCCTCTACGACCGGAGCCCGCTCGACCGCGTGCAGAAGGTCGCACCGTATCTGACGCTCGACTCCGACCCCTACCCCTCGGTGATCGACGGCAAGATCGTCTGGATCGTCGACGGCTACACCACGAGCGCCAACTACCCGTACTCGACCAAGCTCAGCATGAGCTCGGCGATCAACGACGCGCAGACCACCGCGGAGAGCTTCGCGCTCGACGACGTGAATTACGTGCGCAACTCGGTCAAGGCGACGGTTGACGCCTACGACGGCACCGTCACGCTCTACGCCTGGGACGACGAGGACCCGCTGCTCGCGACCTGGCAGAAGATCTTCCCGGCCACGGTGAAGCCGATGAGCGAGATCTCTGGCGACCTGATGAGCCACGTGCGCTACCCATCCGACCTGTTCAAGATGCAGCGCTCGATCATGGGCCAGTACCACGTGACGGATGCCGGATCGTTCTACTCGAGCGACGACGCGTGGACGACGCCGAAGGAGCCGACGCTTCCCAAGGAAGACAAGACCCTGCAGCCGCCGTACTACCTCACGATGCAGATGCCGGGTCAGACCGCACCGTCGTACTCGCTTTACTCGACCTTCATCCCTGACCAGAAGGGCGAGAGCACCCGTGACGTGCTCACCGGCTACCTCGCCGTCGACGCGAACGCGGGCGACAAGGCTGGCGTGCGATCCGAGAACTACGGCAAGTTGCGGCTGTTGTCACTGCCGAATGACCGCATCCTCGGCCCCGGCCAGGTGCAGAACAAGTTCGACAGCGACCCGGCCGTCTCACAGGTGCTCAACCTGCTGAAGCAGGGCCAGTCGGATGTCATCAACGGCAACCTGCTCACACTGCCCGTCGGTGGCGGTCTGCTCTACGTGCAGCCCGTCTACGTGCAGTCCAGCGGTGGCACCAAACTGCCGCTGCTGCAGAAGATCCTGGTCTCCTTCGGCGACCAGATCGCCTTCGAAGACACCCTCGACGAAGCCCTGAACGTGCTCTTCGGCGGCGACTCCGGTGCGCAGGCCGGTGACGGTGGAACCCAGCCGCAGGGTGAGCCGGTGCCGCCGACGGATGGCGGGACGACGCCGCCGACGGACGGCGAGACCCCGCCGCCAACCGACAGCACGACCGACGCGCAGGCGAAGGCGCTCCTCGAGGTCGCCAACGAGGCGCTCAAGGAGAAGCAGGCGGCCATGGCCGACGGTGACTGGGCGGCTTACGGAGCAGCAGACAAGAAGCTCGCCGACACGCTGGCCCAGCTGATGAGCGTGCTCGGAGAGTAG
- a CDS encoding YlbL family protein — protein MALFSEGQTGSDAPRSRRDRRVRTGWIFLGVAIVIGLLLGMAPAPYVIEQPGPVFNTLGTAEHEGEERPLIEIPDETTYPTEGELNLLTVSVVGNRETRPGWFEVLSAWANPQKAVLPLDAVFPANVSTEDREQANQAAMVNSQQDAIAAALVELDYDFPRRIIVKSLTPDSASTGQIEVGDEIVAVNGTEVHAVADLRTAIAENGTETPASVTVTRDGQTFDAQITPGTVGEVAVLGVNVAMEYELPIDVQIQLDNVGGPSAGMMFALGIIDKLTPGALTGGEVWAGTGTIDSAGNVGPIGGIQQKMFGAQGEGADWFLAPQANCGEVVGHVPDGLTVFAVETLEQALTAVETVSAGGDTSELPSCSLSASAP, from the coding sequence GTGGCACTGTTCAGCGAAGGCCAGACGGGCTCAGACGCCCCCCGCAGCCGCCGTGACCGGCGTGTGCGCACTGGCTGGATCTTCCTCGGTGTCGCGATCGTCATCGGGCTCCTCCTCGGCATGGCGCCGGCCCCATACGTGATCGAGCAGCCCGGCCCCGTCTTCAACACGCTCGGCACGGCTGAGCACGAGGGCGAAGAGCGCCCGCTCATCGAGATCCCGGACGAGACGACCTACCCGACCGAGGGCGAGTTGAACCTGCTCACGGTCTCCGTCGTCGGCAACCGCGAGACCCGGCCGGGCTGGTTCGAGGTGCTTTCAGCTTGGGCCAACCCGCAGAAGGCCGTGCTCCCGCTTGACGCCGTGTTCCCGGCGAACGTGTCGACCGAGGACCGCGAACAGGCCAACCAGGCCGCCATGGTCAACTCGCAGCAGGATGCCATCGCCGCAGCGCTCGTGGAGCTCGACTACGACTTCCCCCGCCGCATCATCGTCAAGTCCCTCACCCCGGATTCCGCATCGACGGGGCAGATCGAGGTCGGCGACGAGATCGTCGCCGTCAACGGCACCGAGGTGCACGCCGTGGCTGACCTCCGCACGGCGATCGCCGAGAACGGCACAGAGACCCCGGCATCCGTCACCGTCACGAGGGACGGCCAGACCTTCGATGCACAGATCACCCCCGGCACCGTTGGCGAGGTCGCGGTCCTCGGTGTCAACGTGGCCATGGAGTACGAGCTGCCCATCGACGTGCAGATCCAGCTCGACAACGTCGGCGGCCCGAGCGCAGGCATGATGTTCGCGCTCGGCATCATCGACAAGCTCACGCCCGGTGCCCTCACGGGCGGCGAGGTCTGGGCGGGAACCGGAACAATCGACTCCGCTGGCAACGTCGGGCCGATCGGCGGGATCCAGCAGAAGATGTTCGGAGCACAGGGTGAGGGCGCGGACTGGTTCCTCGCGCCGCAGGCGAACTGCGGCGAGGTCGTCGGGCACGTGCCGGACGGGCTGACCGTGTTCGCGGTGGAGACTCTCGAGCAGGCACTCACGGCGGTCGAGACGGTCAGTGCCGGTGGGGACACCTCAGAGCTGCCCTCCTGCTCACTCTCAGCTTCGGCTCCCTAG